In Sphingobacterium sp. R2, the genomic stretch ATAAAAAATTGGGCTATGTTCCCTATGATGTAAAGGATGAATATAATGCTGAAAACTGGTCGCTATCGAGAACACTTGAATATGCATACGATGATCATTGTATCGCCATGATGGCAGATAAGATGGGAGAGAAAGAAATTGCGGGAACATTTTTTTCTAGAGCGCAGAACTACAAAAATGTTTATAATCCGTCGACTTCATTTATGCAGCCCCGGGATAGTAGAGGTAAATTTATCACCCCATTTGATCCCGAAGAGTATAGTGCGCATATCTGTGAGAGTAATGCTTGGCAATATTTCTGGTCGGTGCAGCATGATATCCCTGGATTGATTAAGCTTGTTGGTGGGCAAGAACGCTTCGCTCAGAAGTTGGACAGCATGTTCACATTTCATCCTTCGGATACCAGCAAACTACCAATTTTTAGTACAGGTATGATTGGTCAATATGCACATGGCAACGAGCCAAGTCACCATGCACTCTATTTATTTAATGCTGTTGGACGACCTTGGAAAACACAGCAATATGCAGCAGAGGTTATGAATAAACTTTATTTAAATACTCCTGCTGGATTGAGTGGAAATGATGATTGTGGACAGATGTCAGCTTGGTATGTATTCAGCTCGTTGGGTTTTTACCCCGTTGATCCTATCAGTGGGAAATATGAGATCGGCACACCTTTGTTTGAAAAAGCCGAATTAAAACTGTCCAATGGAAAGAAATTTACTGTAAAAGCTAATCAGGTGAGCAAATCCAAAATTTATATACAAGCTGTTACCCTTGACGGTAAACCTCTTGAAACAAGTTATATTACACATGAACAGATTATGTCAGGTGCGACATTAGTGTTTGAAATGGGCGAGAAACCAGGACCGGTGTGGTACAAAAATGAGTAGCCTCATTTCTATTTAGATAGATCTTTTTAAACGCAGCCTCCAAATGAATATTCAATGAATTTGGGGGCTGCTTGTTTTCTCTGCTGGACTATTAAGGCTTTTGTAAAAGTAGGTTGTGCTACACGGCAAGCCATTGGGAAGAAGAGCGTAATTTGGAATATCACCGACAATAGTCCAGCCACATTTTTGGTACATGAAATATGCGGCGCTATCAGTTACCGTGTCGAGCACCATGAGTGTCTTATTTAGAGCAATGGCTATCTTTTCAATTCGCTGAAGCAATTTCTGTGCAATACCCATTCTCCGAAAATCAGAATGAACCAGCATTTTGGCAACATCTGCACGATGTGCCTGATTGGTAGGAAGATCAATCTGCAATTGAACTGTTCCGAAGAGCTGATTTGTCACGCTATTTTTGGCCACAATTAATACAGTTTTCTGCTGTTTGACCTTATCCAGGACTTCGGACCAGAACCTGCTCGCCTGTTCAACCGTCAAATCGTCCATAAAACCTATAGAGGCACCTCCTTGGACAACGTTAAAAGTCAAGTGTACGAGTTGAGTAATTAAGATGTCACTGGATTCTTTGATTTCTTCAATGACATATTCTATAGTGGAAGTAAGCATGGAAAGGCATGTTTGATTGTATATCTTTTTTCCCTTCGGGTAAAAGCAAAATGGACGACATATAGCCAGTCAAGTATTCCGCGACTTAAAGCCAAAAGAATTGATCTAGAACGGTCCCAAGAAGTGATGACGGCTAGGGCGTATTCCTGATTGCGTTATTGTCTGTGTCTTTTATTTACTGATCTCCTGACCATAAACTGTACCCGAAGCGAATATAAACAGGATAAATAACCTAAACTGTTTTTAATATTTTAGTGTGCTTTTCTTACTTTGAGTTCTTCATTGATCTCTTTTATTCTTTTGAAATTGAGTATTGCAAT encodes the following:
- a CDS encoding N-acetyltransferase: MLTSTIEYVIEEIKESSDILITQLVHLTFNVVQGGASIGFMDDLTVEQASRFWSEVLDKVKQQKTVLIVAKNSVTNQLFGTVQLQIDLPTNQAHRADVAKMLVHSDFRRMGIAQKLLQRIEKIAIALNKTLMVLDTVTDSAAYFMYQKCGWTIVGDIPNYALLPNGLPCSTTYFYKSLNSPAEKTSSPQIH